The genomic segment GCCGTGGAAGTCGAACAGCGTGTTGTTGTCCCACTGATCGCCCGCGCCGAGTTTCCAGCCGACCCCCGGCGTCGGGATCCATTCCGGCTCCCACCAGAACACGCCCTTGCCGCGATGACCCGGCACACCCTTCACGATGTCGACCACCGCCGCGAGGAACTGCGCCTGCCCGGCCGGCGACGGCGGGAATGCGGTCGAGCCGGTGTTCGTCATCGAGTTCGGCTCCGAGTCGCCGTCGCTGGTGGTCCACGGATACGCGGTTTCGACGACGATCAGTTCCTTGTCGTAACGCACCGCGAGGTCGTTCGCGTTGTTGCGCAGGTCGTCGAGCGAGCCTTGCCATTGCGGGTAGTAGGACAGGCCGATCACGTCGAACGCGACACCGCGCTGCGTCGCGCTGTCGAACCACCAGCGGCTCTTCCCGTTGTCGCCGCCGCTGTCGATGTGCAGCATCACCTTGATGCGCGGATCGACGGCCTTCACCGCGTCGTGGCCCGTCTTCAGCAATTGAGCGAGGTTGTCCCACTGGTCGTAACGGCCGAGCGGCCACAGCATGCCGCCCGTGATCTCGTTGCCGATCTGCACCCACTCGGGCCGCACGCCGGCGCGCTGAAGCCGGCGCAGCACGTCGGTCGTATACGCGGACAGCAGCACGCAGGTGTCGGCCAGGTTCTTGCCGGCCCACGCGTGCGGCGGATATTGCTTGCCGGGGTCGGCCCACCAGTCGCTGTAGTGGAAGTCGATCAGGATGCGCATCCCGAGCGCGGCCGCGCGCTTCGCGAGTGCAACGACATGGGCCGCATCGTTGTAGCCGGCCGCGGCGCTCTGGTTCGCGGGAAAGAAATCCGTGTTGCCGGGATCGTTCCAGACCTTGATGCGGATCGCGTCGACGCCGTGCGCGCGCAGGATCTTCAGGCAGTCGCGCGGGGCGCCGTCACGGTCGAAGAAGGTTGCGCCATGGGCTTCGAGTTCCGGCAGCGTCGAAATGTCGGCGCCCATTGCGAACGGGCTCGCCGCCGTACCGCGCGCAGTGCGTTGCGCGAAGGCCGGCAGCGGGCCGG from the Burkholderia pyrrocinia genome contains:
- a CDS encoding glycoside hydrolase family 53 protein, with the protein product MNRRSMLRWSVSTAALACLDLAGPLPAFAQRTARGTAASPFAMGADISTLPELEAHGATFFDRDGAPRDCLKILRAHGVDAIRIKVWNDPGNTDFFPANQSAAAGYNDAAHVVALAKRAAALGMRILIDFHYSDWWADPGKQYPPHAWAGKNLADTCVLLSAYTTDVLRRLQRAGVRPEWVQIGNEITGGMLWPLGRYDQWDNLAQLLKTGHDAVKAVDPRIKVMLHIDSGGDNGKSRWWFDSATQRGVAFDVIGLSYYPQWQGSLDDLRNNANDLAVRYDKELIVVETAYPWTTSDGDSEPNSMTNTGSTAFPPSPAGQAQFLAAVVDIVKGVPGHRGKGVFWWEPEWIPTPGVGWKLGAGDQWDNNTLFDFHGRALSSLDAFQQR